The following proteins come from a genomic window of Candidatus Methanoperedens sp.:
- a CDS encoding isocitrate/isopropylmalate family dehydrogenase gives MKIAVVPGDGIGREVVPAALSVLDAFDLDIEKIPLDIGYGKWELTGSAITDEDIEILKECDCVIFGAITTPPDPGYKSVLVRIRKELDLYANIRPFTPLRKVRLPCARKFDFIIVRENTEGMYSGREELHEDAAYTTRVITRKGSERIAERACIMAKHGKKHITIVHKANVLKSDSFFRDICIGVAKKNGISYGEMLVDAMAYDLILHPDKFDVIVTTNLFGDILSDEAAAMVGGLGLCPSANIGDCYALFEPIHGSAPDIAGKGIANPIAAILSVRMMLEWAGKAREAESINRAVDDVLKRGIVTPDLGGSNSTADVSNAVAESVSRFIGEHQY, from the coding sequence ATGAAGATCGCAGTTGTTCCGGGAGATGGCATAGGAAGAGAGGTCGTACCCGCAGCACTGTCCGTGCTCGATGCATTTGATCTTGATATCGAAAAAATACCGCTTGATATCGGTTATGGAAAATGGGAGCTGACGGGAAGTGCTATCACCGATGAGGATATAGAAATCCTGAAGGAGTGCGATTGCGTCATATTCGGAGCAATTACTACCCCGCCAGACCCTGGCTATAAGAGTGTATTGGTGCGCATCAGAAAAGAACTTGATCTATACGCCAATATACGCCCATTCACACCGTTGCGAAAAGTGAGGTTACCCTGTGCCAGGAAGTTCGATTTTATTATCGTGCGTGAGAACACTGAAGGCATGTATTCAGGCAGGGAAGAATTGCACGAGGATGCTGCATACACTACGCGAGTTATAACCCGCAAAGGGAGTGAAAGGATCGCAGAGCGAGCATGCATCATGGCAAAACACGGGAAAAAGCATATAACCATAGTGCATAAGGCGAACGTATTGAAATCGGATTCATTTTTCCGCGATATATGCATCGGTGTTGCAAAGAAAAACGGGATATCATACGGCGAAATGCTGGTGGATGCAATGGCGTATGATCTGATCCTGCATCCGGACAAGTTTGATGTAATAGTGACTACGAATCTATTCGGGGATATCCTGAGCGATGAAGCCGCTGCCATGGTCGGAGGGCTTGGTCTTTGCCCGAGCGCCAATATCGGCGACTGCTATGCGCTTTTCGAGCCCATCCACGGCAGCGCGCCGGATATTGCGGGGAAGGGTATTGCCAATCCGATTGCAGCTATCCTGAGTGTCAGGATGATGCTTGAATGGGCTGGAAAGGCCAGGGAAGCAGAGTCAATAAACCGGGCTGTGGATGATGTTCTTAAGCGGGGGATAGTAACACCTGACCTTGGGGGTTCTAATTCAACTGCCGATGTATCGAACGCCGTCGCAGAATCGGTTAGCAGATTTATAGGAGAGCACCAATACTGA
- a CDS encoding cyclic 2,3-diphosphoglycerate synthase produces MKTKVIIMGAAGRDFHNFNVFFRDNKDYEVVAFTAAQIPGIAGRSYPRKMAGPLYTKDIPIYPEEKLPHLIKEHGIDQVVLAYSDLPHETVMQKASLVLAAGADFRLMGTKSTMLQSKKPVISVCAVRTGSGKSPTSQKLVDILKAKGFNVVVVRHPMPYGDLLKQECQRFAAMEDCVRNECTIEEREEYEPYICCGTVVYSGVDFGKILKRAEGEADIIIWDGGNNDIPFYRPDLHIVIADPLRPGHELTYYPGEVNVLLADVIIVNKVDSARKEDVELVIKNVRSINKKALIIKARSAVTVESPELIKGKRVLVVEDGPTLTHGGMSFGAGIIAAKKYAAKEVIDPRRNAVGSIHKVYEDFAHLGAVLPAMGYSPTQMKELETTINAADCDVVIAGTPIDLGRLLKLNKPVVRVRYMIEEVDIKLEDVIDEWLNAKCLLPTAAK; encoded by the coding sequence ATGAAGACAAAAGTTATAATAATGGGTGCAGCAGGACGCGATTTTCATAATTTCAATGTTTTTTTCCGGGATAATAAGGACTATGAGGTGGTGGCTTTCACCGCAGCACAGATTCCTGGAATAGCCGGTCGGTCTTATCCCAGGAAAATGGCGGGTCCCCTGTATACTAAAGACATCCCCATATACCCCGAAGAGAAATTACCGCATCTCATAAAAGAACATGGCATAGACCAGGTTGTTCTGGCTTATTCCGACCTCCCGCACGAGACGGTCATGCAGAAAGCATCCCTGGTGCTGGCTGCAGGAGCCGATTTCAGGCTGATGGGGACAAAAAGCACGATGCTTCAGTCCAAAAAACCCGTGATCTCCGTATGCGCGGTGAGAACGGGTTCTGGCAAGAGCCCTACATCGCAAAAGCTGGTGGACATATTGAAGGCAAAAGGATTCAACGTTGTGGTTGTACGCCATCCGATGCCGTATGGCGATCTCCTGAAGCAGGAATGCCAGAGATTTGCCGCTATGGAAGACTGCGTCCGGAACGAGTGCACCATCGAGGAGAGAGAGGAATATGAGCCATACATCTGCTGCGGAACTGTTGTCTACAGCGGTGTCGATTTTGGGAAGATCCTGAAAAGAGCGGAGGGGGAAGCGGACATTATCATCTGGGACGGCGGTAACAACGATATCCCTTTTTACAGGCCGGATCTCCATATCGTGATTGCGGACCCGCTCAGGCCCGGACATGAGCTGACTTATTATCCCGGGGAAGTCAATGTGCTCCTTGCAGATGTGATCATTGTAAATAAGGTGGATTCGGCAAGGAAAGAGGATGTGGAGCTTGTCATTAAGAATGTCAGATCCATAAATAAGAAAGCATTGATAATAAAAGCCAGGTCGGCTGTGACTGTGGAGAGCCCCGAGCTGATAAAGGGAAAGCGGGTTCTCGTTGTTGAGGACGGCCCCACCCTCACCCACGGCGGAATGTCCTTTGGCGCGGGGATAATAGCTGCAAAGAAATACGCAGCTAAGGAAGTGATCGACCCGCGAAGGAATGCCGTTGGCTCGATACATAAGGTCTATGAGGATTTCGCACATCTTGGCGCTGTGCTTCCCGCTATGGGTTATAGCCCAACCCAGATGAAAGAGCTGGAAACGACGATTAATGCCGCGGACTGCGATGTTGTGATAGCGGGAACTCCTATTGATCTTGGCAGGCTTTTGAAGCTCAATAAGCCTGTCGTGAGGGTCAGGTACATGATCGAGGAAGTGGATATTAAGCTGGAAGATGTGATCGACGAGTGGTTGAATGCAAAATGTTTGCTTCCAACTGCTGCAAAATAA
- a CDS encoding tRNA 5'-guanylyltransferase encodes MKDREIYSDLKVFPPFAVRIDGRGFRRALDLLALKKPYDERFARAMANCVEVFFKDSGLNPLIAFTFSDEINLFFYEIPYNNRIEKIDSIIPAFISSALTIQLNLQNPIAFDSRIIPLGKEDIYKYLLWRQAETWRNHVSSYGYYTLRETGLSENEAAQRLKNMKASEVHELVFRHGINLAETPVWQRCGILIYREVYEKLGYDPVRRIDVKAERTKIIQEWDPPIFKTEEGRILVDRLTA; translated from the coding sequence ATGAAAGATCGGGAGATATATTCCGATCTTAAGGTTTTCCCTCCTTTTGCAGTCAGGATCGATGGGCGCGGGTTCAGGCGCGCGCTTGATTTATTGGCTCTTAAGAAACCATACGATGAAAGATTCGCGCGTGCCATGGCGAATTGTGTAGAGGTATTCTTTAAGGACAGCGGCTTAAATCCGTTAATTGCATTCACATTTTCAGATGAGATCAATCTTTTTTTCTATGAAATACCGTATAATAACAGGATCGAGAAGATCGATTCAATAATACCTGCTTTCATCTCTTCGGCGCTTACCATCCAGTTGAATCTGCAAAATCCGATAGCATTCGATTCAAGAATTATCCCCCTTGGCAAAGAAGATATTTATAAATACCTTTTATGGAGACAGGCCGAGACCTGGAGGAACCATGTGAGTTCCTACGGGTATTACACGCTGCGTGAGACCGGGCTCTCTGAAAATGAAGCTGCGCAGCGGCTCAAGAACATGAAGGCAAGCGAAGTACACGAACTGGTGTTCCGACATGGGATCAACCTTGCGGAAACACCAGTGTGGCAGAGATGTGGAATATTGATATACAGGGAAGTCTATGAAAAACTCGGATACGATCCTGTTAGAAGAATAGATGTAAAAGCAGAGAGGACAAAAATAATTCAGGAGTGGGATCCCCCCATATTCAAAACCGAAGAGGGACGGATACTGGTTGACAGGCTTACAGCCTGA
- a CDS encoding PAS domain S-box protein, which translates to MTGDRSAKPWFPGFGGLIGISIGLAAIAWVLDSILDSVIFHNGTILEQILSPTINEIVVRVLFGFVIIVFGTYTQLNMDRRRRVEEALQQSEEKYRMLVENIQDGVFIIQDAKFQFVNEAVARTAGYQAGELIGREFKDLVAPEDLAMVAGRYSRRQAGENVPSEYEFHMMRKDGAKIVVNMNVGLVAYHGKVASMGILKDITERKKVEKEKEKLIKAINSSTDGITIADEKDRYIYVNAAYAKTFGYAQEELVGKTWREITPPELIPPTEKGLSGTMHKKDIGVFNGEVPGLRKDGTEIPTEVRGTALWDENGNYVGHICIVRDITERKKVEEKLKLLSEAVDEALDGVIITDLNGFNIYSNKAVENIYGFSSDELKSKHVSELNSDPEFTGRVILQNIITKGRWAGEFMAKKKNGQEFPIWLTASIVKDDKDKPIAMVGVIKDITERKHIEEVLLEKEERYRSLFEDSPISLWEEDSSGIKKYIDALKSKGIENLRTYFDRHPKEVALCASMMKVLDVNKASINLFKAKSKIDLIDGLENIFTDRSYETFKDELIAIAEGKTSFESEDIVKTLTGDKIHISMRWVLTPGNEETYSKRLVSIVDITERKRAEEEIKKYTRELEESNRMKELFADIMHHDLLNPLNTANGFIELLKENETISRKKAYLETIERSLVKGMELIDSAMKFSRFENLKSIELEELDLKNVIEGVIEALTPLADNAGIEIVNRITLDLPVKASKIIEEVFSNLISNAIKYASSGKRIIIESEDKGENLQVRVIDFGEGIKERDKTVIFERFRRGGKKGVKGSGLGLAIAWKIMELHNGRIWVEDNPEGGSIFIVEIPNLN; encoded by the coding sequence GTGACTGGCGATAGAAGTGCAAAACCATGGTTTCCAGGTTTTGGAGGATTAATAGGAATCAGTATAGGACTTGCAGCAATTGCCTGGGTTCTGGATTCAATTTTAGATTCTGTTATATTCCATAATGGAACTATTCTTGAGCAAATACTATCCCCAACTATCAATGAAATCGTGGTCAGGGTTTTATTTGGGTTTGTTATAATCGTGTTCGGTACCTACACACAGTTGAACATGGACAGGCGCAGGCGGGTGGAAGAGGCGCTGCAGCAATCCGAAGAAAAATACCGGATGCTGGTTGAGAATATCCAGGACGGCGTATTTATTATCCAGGATGCTAAATTTCAATTTGTCAATGAAGCAGTTGCAAGAACGGCTGGCTACCAGGCGGGGGAACTTATAGGCAGGGAATTCAAGGATTTAGTTGCACCCGAGGATTTGGCAATGGTAGCAGGCCGCTATTCTCGAAGGCAGGCTGGAGAAAATGTCCCGTCGGAATATGAATTTCACATGATGCGTAAGGACGGGGCAAAAATCGTTGTCAATATGAATGTGGGGCTTGTAGCTTATCACGGCAAGGTGGCAAGTATGGGGATTTTGAAAGACATCACTGAACGAAAAAAAGTTGAGAAGGAAAAGGAAAAGCTCATTAAAGCAATTAATAGCAGTACCGACGGAATCACGATTGCAGATGAAAAAGACCGTTATATCTACGTAAATGCAGCATATGCTAAGACTTTTGGCTATGCCCAGGAGGAGCTTGTTGGAAAGACCTGGCGGGAAATCACGCCTCCTGAGCTGATACCTCCAACTGAAAAAGGATTGTCCGGCACAATGCACAAAAAGGATATCGGCGTATTCAACGGAGAGGTTCCGGGGCTTCGGAAAGACGGCACTGAAATCCCCACGGAAGTCAGGGGCACGGCTCTCTGGGATGAGAACGGCAATTATGTAGGACATATTTGCATCGTAAGAGATATCACAGAGCGCAAAAAGGTGGAAGAGAAGCTGAAACTATTATCGGAAGCTGTGGATGAAGCCCTGGATGGAGTTATAATAACAGACCTGAATGGTTTCAATATCTATTCGAACAAGGCTGTAGAAAATATCTACGGTTTTTCCAGCGATGAATTAAAGAGTAAGCATGTCAGCGAACTGAATTCAGACCCCGAATTTACGGGGAGGGTGATACTCCAGAATATAATAACGAAAGGAAGATGGGCCGGGGAATTCATGGCAAAGAAAAAGAATGGCCAGGAATTTCCTATCTGGCTGACTGCATCCATTGTCAAAGATGACAAAGATAAACCGATAGCAATGGTCGGTGTCATCAAGGATATCACCGAACGCAAGCATATAGAAGAGGTTTTGCTCGAAAAAGAGGAACGGTACCGGAGTCTTTTTGAAGATTCTCCGATTTCACTATGGGAAGAAGATAGTTCTGGTATTAAAAAATACATTGATGCTCTTAAAAGTAAAGGGATTGAAAATCTGAGAACATATTTTGACAGGCATCCGAAAGAAGTTGCCCTGTGTGCAAGCATGATGAAAGTGCTTGATGTAAATAAAGCATCAATAAATTTGTTCAAGGCAAAAAGTAAAATCGACCTTATAGACGGTTTGGAGAATATCTTCACAGATAGGTCATACGAAACTTTTAAAGATGAACTTATTGCGATTGCTGAAGGTAAAACCTCCTTTGAAAGCGAAGATATTGTTAAAACATTAACAGGCGATAAGATTCATATCAGCATGAGATGGGTTTTAACTCCCGGCAATGAAGAAACATATTCGAAAAGATTGGTCTCTATCGTAGATATCACGGAACGCAAGCGTGCAGAAGAAGAAATAAAGAAATATACAAGAGAACTTGAGGAATCAAATCGCATGAAAGAACTTTTTGCAGATATCATGCATCATGACCTTTTGAATCCACTCAATACCGCCAACGGCTTTATTGAACTTCTTAAGGAAAATGAGACAATATCAAGGAAAAAAGCCTACCTTGAGACCATTGAAAGAAGTCTTGTAAAGGGAATGGAACTCATAGATAGCGCCATGAAATTTTCAAGATTTGAGAATTTGAAAAGTATTGAACTGGAAGAGCTGGATTTAAAAAATGTTATTGAAGGAGTCATTGAAGCCCTCACCCCGCTTGCGGATAATGCGGGAATTGAAATCGTGAACCGCATAACTTTGGATTTGCCTGTGAAGGCCAGTAAAATAATCGAAGAGGTTTTTTCAAACCTCATTTCCAATGCCATAAAATACGCATCATCTGGTAAGAGAATAATTATAGAAAGCGAGGATAAGGGAGAAAACCTGCAAGTCAGGGTAATAGATTTCGGGGAAGGTATAAAGGAAAGAGATAAGACCGTGATTTTCGAACGATTCAGGAGGGGAGGAAAAAAGGGCGTTAAGGGTTCAGGTCTCGGTCTTGCCATTGCGTGGAAGATTATGGAATTACATAACGGGAGGATATGGGTTGAAGATAATCCCGAAGGCGGCTCTATTTTTATCGTGGAGATTCCAAATCTAAATTAA
- a CDS encoding inorganic phosphate transporter, whose amino-acid sequence MIFTITLLAALAVALFMGINIGGNNAAAAMGAAYGAKVRTKYQAVVLIGVFAVLGAVLGGGEVIKTLGSGILPPGTILIKGAIIAVGASAATVFLANLLRVPISTSQVAVGSVIGIGFFYGASKLNTPLLATIMVWWVVTPIVAWLLAYLMGKYLYTNILVWLADHHDSEASIRKSLNVLLTISGCYVAFSAGANHAGIIVGPFVGAGQIPVTYGEIFAGLAIGLGALLMGGRVLDTVGKDICELCVIRAVFVEFTSAIIVHAASILGIPVSLGEIVASGIIGIGCANSGMHIMKSNTVKKILIAWVISPLLAGAIAFALIKLI is encoded by the coding sequence ATGATATTTACAATAACTTTACTCGCCGCGCTTGCGGTTGCTCTTTTTATGGGAATAAATATCGGCGGCAATAATGCTGCTGCTGCGATGGGTGCCGCTTATGGGGCAAAAGTCCGCACAAAATATCAGGCGGTAGTACTAATCGGAGTTTTCGCAGTTCTTGGGGCTGTATTAGGCGGTGGAGAAGTTATTAAAACCCTTGGAAGCGGAATTCTCCCTCCCGGCACAATATTGATTAAAGGAGCCATCATTGCTGTGGGGGCATCAGCGGCCACCGTTTTTCTGGCAAATCTTCTGCGTGTCCCAATATCCACAAGCCAGGTTGCTGTTGGGTCGGTCATTGGTATCGGATTTTTCTACGGAGCATCTAAATTGAATACTCCGCTTCTTGCAACGATCATGGTCTGGTGGGTTGTTACGCCCATTGTTGCATGGTTGCTCGCGTACCTTATGGGGAAATATCTTTACACTAACATTTTGGTCTGGCTTGCAGACCATCATGATTCAGAAGCTTCGATACGCAAATCCTTGAATGTACTTCTGACCATATCAGGCTGCTACGTGGCGTTTTCTGCAGGGGCCAATCATGCAGGCATCATAGTAGGACCGTTTGTTGGAGCTGGCCAGATCCCGGTGACTTACGGTGAGATTTTTGCTGGTCTTGCGATCGGCCTTGGCGCTCTTCTCATGGGCGGCAGGGTACTGGATACCGTTGGAAAAGATATCTGCGAACTCTGTGTAATTCGAGCCGTGTTCGTGGAATTCACATCCGCTATAATTGTCCATGCAGCCTCAATCCTTGGGATCCCTGTATCACTTGGCGAGATCGTGGCTTCAGGGATCATTGGTATCGGATGCGCCAATAGCGGGATGCATATAATGAAAAGCAATACTGTGAAGAAAATACTGATTGCCTGGGTCATATCCCCGCTCCTTGCAGGTGCTATAGCGTTTGCATTGATTAAATTAATTTAG
- a CDS encoding PRC-barrel domain-containing protein — MQAEVSTLFGLNVYTDRGVYIGKVNDVVLELNDKKVSGLAVTKLNPDMFDASGKGVVIPFRWVTAVADVVLIRHVKDQFKKPEEIPEDYNISDEEEQ, encoded by the coding sequence ATGCAGGCAGAGGTTTCAACGTTATTCGGTTTGAATGTTTACACTGACAGAGGAGTTTACATCGGAAAAGTAAATGATGTTGTACTTGAATTGAATGATAAAAAGGTTTCAGGTCTTGCTGTTACGAAATTAAATCCTGATATGTTCGATGCATCCGGCAAAGGAGTGGTCATCCCTTTCAGATGGGTTACTGCCGTCGCAGATGTTGTTCTTATAAGGCATGTCAAAGACCAGTTCAAGAAACCCGAAGAGATCCCTGAAGATTATAATATATCCGATGAAGAAGAACAATAA
- the hacB gene encoding homoaconitase small subunit → MNSKSISKISGRVWKFGDNIDTDVIIPGKYLRTTDMSLFAAHVMEGIDPQFSKKVKECDVIVAGKNFGCGSSREQAPLALKHAGIRCIVAESFARIFFRNAINVGLPIIEAKIECEEGDIIEIDLEKGTVRNKEKTYPGTRLPDFLRDILADGGLVEHRKMKVQQ, encoded by the coding sequence ATGAATAGTAAGAGCATCAGTAAAATCTCAGGAAGAGTATGGAAATTCGGGGATAATATAGACACAGATGTTATTATCCCTGGCAAATACCTGCGCACAACAGATATGAGCTTATTTGCAGCCCATGTAATGGAAGGGATCGATCCCCAGTTCTCGAAAAAGGTGAAAGAATGTGATGTGATCGTGGCAGGAAAGAATTTCGGATGCGGCTCGTCCAGGGAACAGGCGCCACTGGCCTTAAAGCATGCAGGTATCAGGTGCATTGTGGCAGAGTCGTTCGCGCGGATCTTTTTCAGGAATGCCATCAACGTAGGTCTTCCGATCATAGAAGCCAAAATAGAATGCGAGGAGGGCGATATTATTGAGATAGACCTTGAAAAAGGGACGGTAAGAAATAAGGAAAAGACCTATCCAGGGACCAGGCTTCCGGATTTCCTGCGAGATATCCTGGCGGACGGCGGACTTGTGGAACATCGGAAAATGAAGGTGCAGCAATGA
- a CDS encoding glutamate--tRNA ligase yields MQTDDIKLLIRKYALQNAVKYNKTPQAGAVMGKVMANPELRSRAREITSLVGEILNEIEEMRPGAWEKELNELAPELIAELKEKKEPEKGLPSLELNGPLVMRFAPNPNGPPTIGSARGIVVNSEYTRKYQGKLIIRFDDTDPATKRPMLEAYDWYLDDCEWLGATPDEVVIASDRIPRYYEIAEQLIKKNGAYVCFCEQEEFKALKDAKRACPHREQGAEQNLEFWKKMLSGGYNEQEAVLRIRTDIGHKDPAIRDWVAFRIINIPHPRPEVGDKYCSWPLLDFEGAVEDHLLGTTLIIRGKDLADSETRQKYVYKYMGWTYPKTLHWGRVQIHEFGKLSTSGLKKAIAEGVYTGWDDPRVPTIRALRRRGIRPEALRKFMIDLGLGETDISLSLDTLYAENRKIIDPIANRYFFVWNPVEMEIEGAEPKIAKAPLHPARGGLREIPAGTTVLVCRSDVEILGVGERLRLKDLYNIQITSISPLKAKFIGTDMDLVKKEKARIIHWVPPDGLKVRVLSPDGEYSGIGERGIEKELDTVVQFERFGFVRIDSVSGDEVVAYFTHK; encoded by the coding sequence ATGCAAACTGATGATATAAAGCTCCTTATTAGGAAATATGCCCTGCAGAATGCTGTCAAATATAACAAGACTCCACAGGCCGGAGCAGTCATGGGCAAAGTCATGGCAAATCCTGAACTGCGCTCTCGCGCAAGGGAAATCACATCACTTGTGGGAGAAATTCTGAATGAGATCGAAGAGATGAGACCAGGGGCATGGGAAAAAGAACTAAATGAGCTTGCCCCTGAACTTATAGCTGAATTAAAAGAAAAGAAAGAGCCTGAAAAAGGTTTGCCATCGCTTGAACTCAATGGACCTCTTGTCATGAGGTTTGCCCCAAATCCCAATGGACCTCCAACTATTGGAAGCGCCAGGGGGATAGTGGTGAACTCTGAATACACAAGAAAATACCAAGGAAAGCTCATCATACGTTTCGATGACACCGACCCTGCGACCAAGCGACCAATGCTTGAGGCGTATGATTGGTATCTTGATGACTGTGAATGGCTCGGGGCAACACCGGATGAGGTCGTAATAGCATCAGACAGGATCCCGCGATATTACGAGATTGCAGAACAATTGATAAAAAAAAATGGGGCGTATGTCTGTTTCTGTGAACAGGAAGAGTTCAAGGCGCTCAAGGATGCGAAGAGAGCGTGCCCTCACAGGGAACAGGGCGCCGAACAAAATCTTGAATTCTGGAAAAAGATGCTTTCTGGCGGGTATAATGAGCAGGAGGCTGTGCTTCGCATCAGGACAGATATCGGCCATAAAGACCCCGCTATCAGGGACTGGGTTGCGTTCCGCATTATCAACATCCCGCATCCAAGACCGGAGGTAGGGGATAAATACTGTTCCTGGCCTCTCCTTGATTTTGAGGGAGCGGTGGAGGACCATCTTCTGGGAACGACTTTGATCATTCGCGGCAAGGACCTCGCGGACAGCGAGACCCGCCAGAAATATGTCTATAAATACATGGGCTGGACTTATCCGAAAACATTGCACTGGGGACGGGTGCAGATACACGAGTTCGGGAAATTGAGCACGAGCGGCTTGAAGAAAGCGATAGCTGAGGGTGTTTACACAGGGTGGGATGACCCGCGTGTGCCCACGATAAGGGCGCTTCGGCGGCGGGGCATCAGACCTGAAGCTTTGAGAAAATTCATGATCGATCTGGGACTCGGGGAGACCGATATCAGCCTGAGCCTTGACACCCTTTACGCAGAGAACAGGAAGATAATCGACCCGATAGCGAACAGGTATTTTTTTGTGTGGAACCCGGTTGAAATGGAGATCGAGGGCGCAGAGCCGAAGATAGCAAAAGCTCCCCTTCATCCGGCGCGGGGAGGATTGAGGGAAATTCCAGCGGGAACGACGGTGCTTGTATGCAGGAGTGATGTTGAAATCCTTGGGGTCGGAGAGCGATTGCGCTTAAAGGATCTTTACAATATCCAGATAACGAGCATCTCACCGCTGAAAGCAAAGTTCATTGGAACTGATATGGACCTTGTAAAAAAGGAGAAGGCGCGCATCATACACTGGGTGCCTCCCGACGGGCTTAAAGTCAGGGTGCTGTCGCCGGATGGTGAGTATTCCGGGATCGGGGAGCGCGGTATTGAGAAGGAACTTGACACAGTTGTGCAGTTCGAGAGGTTCGGGTTCGTAAGGATCGATAGCGTTAGCGGGGATGAGGTCGTGGCGTATTTTACGCACAAGTGA